The following coding sequences are from one Paramormyrops kingsleyae isolate MSU_618 chromosome 21, PKINGS_0.4, whole genome shotgun sequence window:
- the cfap57 gene encoding cilia- and flagella-associated protein 57 isoform X1 — translation MSSVVAQSHYIFGVRSDVANNLCFLDDQTVVYPAGNHCVCHNIDLKWQRFIPGKEKSSGMCAIAISANRRYLAVSECADEGTISVYDLREDPSRKRKVLGGGDVLVRQFVCMAFSTDSKYVIGQSGDPDWTLFYWMWEKQRVMATVKTGGVTNPIYQVSFNPENHTEICVSGKGVFKLLHYFEGSLKQSSSPKLESHNFLAHGWMSKTRVIAGTDAGSLMVFDSGDLRREFSVTASFPMQDAERWGVDSLIGAVLGSSGCLNTRRVFLPFSSVNGRKQKDSTLIEADRDARITSIVAYSRGFACSAGKGAVCLFEKTEEKDYIKTREILIPEDHSISEFSQAKQQEILTLCISPSEETLAASTDSGQLYSISLSSAEMCKEEQVHFEFLSHFFHSDAVTGLSVCSRKPLVATCSVDCSVCIWNYESNTLELYKGFQEEPYSVALHPLGIFMLTGFADKLCFMNLLTDDIRTFKEFSVRGCRECAFSHGGHMFAAVNGNIILIYSSVTFENTLSLKGHNGKVRSIIWSEDDSSLVSCGTDGAVYEWSTLSGKRLSESVLKSCSYSCVTMCPDAKTVFAAGSDCSIKEIQDCQILREIPTEDVLYTTIAMSHSGRLLFAGTSAGTIRTIKYPLPVKNVWTEYQGHAAPITKMVITSNDQMLLTVSEDGCLLIWKLIDKEGWGLKRDKEIHYAEETLITKLDLEEKNQAMLELKTRVHELQIENEYHLRLKDMNYKEKTKELTGKFVQQIELLETKNQVLRSEKDKQELVHKEAMAELAARHSRELQDAESTNNQKLILEYEKYQELLLKSQRMEEDYEQKLQSLEKSKVQELEERTRFYGDQLQESLLTLEQHQSDAGQKVLELEECNKQMEEDGEREIQDLRLKYERKLKDEKDTNLQLMGEIGVMRKKLISVQQETDRRNQDINKMKQEEQKILGVIKSLEKEIQGLRKEIQERDETIQDKEKRIFDLKKKNQELEKFKFVLDYKIKDLKKQIEPRENEIKEMKGQIREMEGELEQFQNQNTQLDLTIADLKMKLKTSETETHRQIQKVRQLETLVDRFKTDLHNCVGHIQEPRKLKDSICKLYHRYVQQSDLVDIVAMDADIEKEYSRQREHMERTMASLQKKLAKESEVHHAEHVKIMKENVSLIREINQLRSELRLVHAQLHEYKNQENLSKNHRGRSYSGIADGATGPGGGARPGLMEESGTVIQLQHGRGSQPQTRRSRLTNLPALST, via the exons ATGAGCTCCGTTGTAGCTCAGAGCCATTACATCTTCGGGGTGCGCTCTGATGTGGCCAACAACCTCTGCTTTCTGGATGACCAAACCGTCGTTTATCCAGCCGGAAACCACTGCGTGTGCCACAATATTGATCTGAAATGGCAAAGGTTTATCCCAG GTAAAGAGAAAAGCAGCGGCATGTGTGCTATAGCCATCAGCGCTAATCGGCGCTATCTGGCGGTGTCAGAGTGCGCTGACGAAGGTACCATCAGTGTGTACGACCTGCGCGAGGATCCGAGCCGGAAACGGAAGGTGCTCGGCGGGGGGGACGTCCTCGTGCGGCAGTTCGTGTGCATGGCGTTCTCCACCGACTCCAAATACGTCATCGGGCAGTCTGGGGATCCCGACTGGACGCTTTTCTATTGGATGTGGGAGAAGCAAAGGGTTATGGCCACAGTCAAAACTGGTGGGGTTACAAACCCTATATACCAG GTGAGCTTCAATCCTGAGAACCACACTGAGATCTGCGTCAGTGGAAAGGGTGTGTTCAAGCTTCTCCACTACTTTGAGGGATCGCTGAAGCAGTCCAGCTCCCCTAAGCTGGAGTCACACAACTTCCTTGCACACGGCTGGATGTCGAAGACGCGGGTGATCGCGGGCACAGACGCGGGGAGCTTGATGGTGTTCGACTCAGGAGACCTGAGGAGGGAGTTCAGTGTAACAGCCAGCTTCCCCATGCAGGACGCTGAAAGGTGGGGGGTGGATTCTCTCATTGGGGCAGTTCTGGGTTCATCTGGCTGTTTGAACACAAGGCGTGTCTTTTTGCCTTTCAGTTCTGTCAACGGTAGGAAGCAGAAAGATTCAACCTTAATAGAAGCTGACCGCGATGCTCGCATAACATCCATCGTGGCCTACTCCAGAGGGTTTGCGTGCTCCGCCGGAAAGGGGGCGGTCTGCCTGTTTGAAAAAACTGAAGAGAAAGATTATATTAAAACCAGAGAGATTCTG ATCCCTGAGGACCACAGCATCAGTGAGTTCAGCCAGGCCAAGCAGCAGGAGATCCTCACCTTGTGCATCAGCCCTTCTGAGGAAACACTAGCGGCCAGCACGGACTCGGGGCAGCTCTACAGCATCTCCTTGTCTTCTGCAGAGATGTGTAAG GAGGAACAGGTGCACTTCGAGTTCCTCTCGCACTTCTTCCATTCGGACGCCGTCACGGGTCTGTCCGTCTGCAGCCGCAAGCCTCTCGTGGCCACCTGCTCCGTGGATTGTTCCGTGTGCATCTGGAATTACGAGTCTAA CACCCTGGAGCTCTACAAGGGCTTCCAAGAGGAGCCCTACAGTGTAGCCCTGCACCCCTTGGGGATCTTCATGCTGACGGGCTTCGCAGACAAGCTGTGCTTCATGAACCTTCTCACAGACGACATCAGGACCTTCAAAGAGTTCAGTGTCCGTGGCTGTAGGGAG TGCGCCTTCAGTCACGGGGGACACATGTTTGCAGCTGTCAACGGCAACATCATTCTCATCTATTCAAGTGTAACGTTTGAAAACACGTTGAGCCTCAAGGGTCATAATGGAAAg GTGCGTTCCATTATCTGGAGTGAGGACGACAGCAGCCTAGTGTCCTGTGGCACGGATGGCGCAGTGTACGAGTGGAGCACGCTCAGCGGTAAGCGCCTGTCCGAGAGCGTCCTGAAGTCCTGCAGCTACTCCTGCGTCACTATGTGCCCCGATGCCAAGACCGTCTTTGCCGCGGGGAGTGACTGCTCCATCAAGGAGATCCAGGACTGTCAG ATCCTTAGAGAGATTCCCACTGAGGATGTGCTTTACACCACCATTGCGATGTCCCACTCGGGACGGCTGCTCTTTGCTGGCACCTCTGCAGGAACGATTCGGACCATAAAGTACCCCTTACCAGTAAAGAATGTCTGGACTGAGTACCAGGGCCACGCCGCCCCCATCACGAAG ATGGTCATCACATCTAATGACCAGATGTTGCTGACTGTTTCGGAGGATGGCTGCCTTCTTATTTGGAAGCTCATTGACAAGGAGGGATGGGGTCTGAAGAGGGACAAGGAGATCCACTATGCTGAAGAAACTCTCATCACCAAGCTGGACCTAGAGGAGAAG AACCAGGCCATGCTGGAGCTGAAGACAAGGGTGCATGAGCTGCAAATCGAGAATGAGTACCATCTCCGGCTGAAGGACATGAACTACAAGGAGAAAACCAAGGAGCTCACGGGGAAGTTCGTTCAGCAGATTGAGCTGCTGGAAACAAAGAACCAG GTGCTGAGATCGGAAAAGGATAAGCAGGAGCTGGTCCACAAAGAGGCGATGGCGGAGCTGGCGGCACGGCACTCCCGAGAGCTTCAGGATGCAG AGTCCACAAATAACCAAAAGCTGATTCTGGAGTATGAGAAATACCAGGAGCTGCTGCTGAAGTCCCAGCGCATGGAGGAGGACTACGAACAAAAGCTGCAGAGTCTGGAGAAGAGCAAGgtccaggagctggaggagcgGACCCGGTTTTATGGAGACCAGCTGCAGGAGAGTCTCCTCACGCTGGAACAG CACCAAAGTGATGCCGGGCAGAAGGTTCTGGAGCTAGAGGAGTGTAATAAACAGATGGAGGAGGATGGAGAGCGAGAAATCCAGGACCTCCGCTTGAAGTACGAAAGGAAGCTCAAGGATGAGAAGGACACCAATTTGCAGTTGATGGGGGAGATAGGAGTCATGAGGAAGAAG CTCATCAGCGTGCAGCAGGAGACCGACAGGCGTAATCAGGATATAAACAAGATGAAGCAGGAGGAGCAGAAGATCCTGGGTGTGATCAAGTCTTTGGAAAAGGAAATTCAGGGACTGAGGAAGGAGATTCAAGAGAGAGATGAGACCATCcaggacaag GAAAAGCGCATCTTCGATCTGAAGAAGAAGAACCAGGAGCTGGAGAAGTTCAAGTTTGTGTTGGACTACAAGATCAAAGATTTGAAGAAACAGATTGAGCCCAGGGAAAACGAAATTAAAGAAATGAAGGGGCAGATTCGGGAG ATGGAAGGTGAACTGGAGCAGTTCCAGAACCAGAATACCCAGCTGGACCTAACCATCGCAGACTTGAAAATGAAGCTGAAGACCAGCGAAACAGAGACGCATCGCCAGATACAGAAG GTACGTCAGTTGGAGACATTGGTTGACCGGTTCAAGACTGACCTTCACAACTGCGTCGGCCACATTCAGGAGCCCAGAAAGCTGAAGGACAGCATCTGCAAGCTGTACCACCGCTATGTGCAGCAGTCTGATCTG GTGGATATTGTGGCGATGGATGCGGATATCGAGAAGGAGTACAGTCGTCAGCGGGAGCACATGGAGAGGACAATGGCCTCCCTGCAGAAAAAACTGGCCAAGGAATCGGAGGTCCATCACGCAGAGCATGTCAAGATAATGAAG GAAAACGTTTCGCTAATCAGAGAGATAAACCAGCTGAGGAGCGAGTTGAGGCTGGTTCATGCTCAACTCCACGAGTACAAGAACCAAGAGAACCTCAGTAAGAATCACAGGGGGCGGAGCTACTCCGGCATTGCAG ATGGTGCCACCGGCCCCGGTGGGGGGGCACGGCCCGGCTTGATGGAGGAATCGGGGACTGTGATCCAGCTGCAGCATGGGAGGGGCTCCCAGCCACAGACGCGCCGCTCCCGGCTGACCAACCTGCCCGCCCTGAGCACCTGA
- the cfap57 gene encoding cilia- and flagella-associated protein 57 isoform X2, whose translation MSSVVAQSHYIFGVRSDVANNLCFLDDQTVVYPAGNHCVCHNIDLKWQRFIPGKEKSSGMCAIAISANRRYLAVSECADEGTISVYDLREDPSRKRKVLGGGDVLVRQFVCMAFSTDSKYVIGQSGDPDWTLFYWMWEKQRVMATVKTGGVTNPIYQVSFNPENHTEICVSGKGVFKLLHYFEGSLKQSSSPKLESHNFLAHGWMSKTRVIAGTDAGSLMVFDSGDLRREFSVTASFPMQDAESSVNGRKQKDSTLIEADRDARITSIVAYSRGFACSAGKGAVCLFEKTEEKDYIKTREILIPEDHSISEFSQAKQQEILTLCISPSEETLAASTDSGQLYSISLSSAEMCKEEQVHFEFLSHFFHSDAVTGLSVCSRKPLVATCSVDCSVCIWNYESNTLELYKGFQEEPYSVALHPLGIFMLTGFADKLCFMNLLTDDIRTFKEFSVRGCRECAFSHGGHMFAAVNGNIILIYSSVTFENTLSLKGHNGKVRSIIWSEDDSSLVSCGTDGAVYEWSTLSGKRLSESVLKSCSYSCVTMCPDAKTVFAAGSDCSIKEIQDCQILREIPTEDVLYTTIAMSHSGRLLFAGTSAGTIRTIKYPLPVKNVWTEYQGHAAPITKMVITSNDQMLLTVSEDGCLLIWKLIDKEGWGLKRDKEIHYAEETLITKLDLEEKNQAMLELKTRVHELQIENEYHLRLKDMNYKEKTKELTGKFVQQIELLETKNQVLRSEKDKQELVHKEAMAELAARHSRELQDAESTNNQKLILEYEKYQELLLKSQRMEEDYEQKLQSLEKSKVQELEERTRFYGDQLQESLLTLEQHQSDAGQKVLELEECNKQMEEDGEREIQDLRLKYERKLKDEKDTNLQLMGEIGVMRKKLISVQQETDRRNQDINKMKQEEQKILGVIKSLEKEIQGLRKEIQERDETIQDKEKRIFDLKKKNQELEKFKFVLDYKIKDLKKQIEPRENEIKEMKGQIREMEGELEQFQNQNTQLDLTIADLKMKLKTSETETHRQIQKVRQLETLVDRFKTDLHNCVGHIQEPRKLKDSICKLYHRYVQQSDLVDIVAMDADIEKEYSRQREHMERTMASLQKKLAKESEVHHAEHVKIMKENVSLIREINQLRSELRLVHAQLHEYKNQENLSKNHRGRSYSGIADGATGPGGGARPGLMEESGTVIQLQHGRGSQPQTRRSRLTNLPALST comes from the exons ATGAGCTCCGTTGTAGCTCAGAGCCATTACATCTTCGGGGTGCGCTCTGATGTGGCCAACAACCTCTGCTTTCTGGATGACCAAACCGTCGTTTATCCAGCCGGAAACCACTGCGTGTGCCACAATATTGATCTGAAATGGCAAAGGTTTATCCCAG GTAAAGAGAAAAGCAGCGGCATGTGTGCTATAGCCATCAGCGCTAATCGGCGCTATCTGGCGGTGTCAGAGTGCGCTGACGAAGGTACCATCAGTGTGTACGACCTGCGCGAGGATCCGAGCCGGAAACGGAAGGTGCTCGGCGGGGGGGACGTCCTCGTGCGGCAGTTCGTGTGCATGGCGTTCTCCACCGACTCCAAATACGTCATCGGGCAGTCTGGGGATCCCGACTGGACGCTTTTCTATTGGATGTGGGAGAAGCAAAGGGTTATGGCCACAGTCAAAACTGGTGGGGTTACAAACCCTATATACCAG GTGAGCTTCAATCCTGAGAACCACACTGAGATCTGCGTCAGTGGAAAGGGTGTGTTCAAGCTTCTCCACTACTTTGAGGGATCGCTGAAGCAGTCCAGCTCCCCTAAGCTGGAGTCACACAACTTCCTTGCACACGGCTGGATGTCGAAGACGCGGGTGATCGCGGGCACAGACGCGGGGAGCTTGATGGTGTTCGACTCAGGAGACCTGAGGAGGGAGTTCAGTGTAACAGCCAGCTTCCCCATGCAGGACGCTGAAAG TTCTGTCAACGGTAGGAAGCAGAAAGATTCAACCTTAATAGAAGCTGACCGCGATGCTCGCATAACATCCATCGTGGCCTACTCCAGAGGGTTTGCGTGCTCCGCCGGAAAGGGGGCGGTCTGCCTGTTTGAAAAAACTGAAGAGAAAGATTATATTAAAACCAGAGAGATTCTG ATCCCTGAGGACCACAGCATCAGTGAGTTCAGCCAGGCCAAGCAGCAGGAGATCCTCACCTTGTGCATCAGCCCTTCTGAGGAAACACTAGCGGCCAGCACGGACTCGGGGCAGCTCTACAGCATCTCCTTGTCTTCTGCAGAGATGTGTAAG GAGGAACAGGTGCACTTCGAGTTCCTCTCGCACTTCTTCCATTCGGACGCCGTCACGGGTCTGTCCGTCTGCAGCCGCAAGCCTCTCGTGGCCACCTGCTCCGTGGATTGTTCCGTGTGCATCTGGAATTACGAGTCTAA CACCCTGGAGCTCTACAAGGGCTTCCAAGAGGAGCCCTACAGTGTAGCCCTGCACCCCTTGGGGATCTTCATGCTGACGGGCTTCGCAGACAAGCTGTGCTTCATGAACCTTCTCACAGACGACATCAGGACCTTCAAAGAGTTCAGTGTCCGTGGCTGTAGGGAG TGCGCCTTCAGTCACGGGGGACACATGTTTGCAGCTGTCAACGGCAACATCATTCTCATCTATTCAAGTGTAACGTTTGAAAACACGTTGAGCCTCAAGGGTCATAATGGAAAg GTGCGTTCCATTATCTGGAGTGAGGACGACAGCAGCCTAGTGTCCTGTGGCACGGATGGCGCAGTGTACGAGTGGAGCACGCTCAGCGGTAAGCGCCTGTCCGAGAGCGTCCTGAAGTCCTGCAGCTACTCCTGCGTCACTATGTGCCCCGATGCCAAGACCGTCTTTGCCGCGGGGAGTGACTGCTCCATCAAGGAGATCCAGGACTGTCAG ATCCTTAGAGAGATTCCCACTGAGGATGTGCTTTACACCACCATTGCGATGTCCCACTCGGGACGGCTGCTCTTTGCTGGCACCTCTGCAGGAACGATTCGGACCATAAAGTACCCCTTACCAGTAAAGAATGTCTGGACTGAGTACCAGGGCCACGCCGCCCCCATCACGAAG ATGGTCATCACATCTAATGACCAGATGTTGCTGACTGTTTCGGAGGATGGCTGCCTTCTTATTTGGAAGCTCATTGACAAGGAGGGATGGGGTCTGAAGAGGGACAAGGAGATCCACTATGCTGAAGAAACTCTCATCACCAAGCTGGACCTAGAGGAGAAG AACCAGGCCATGCTGGAGCTGAAGACAAGGGTGCATGAGCTGCAAATCGAGAATGAGTACCATCTCCGGCTGAAGGACATGAACTACAAGGAGAAAACCAAGGAGCTCACGGGGAAGTTCGTTCAGCAGATTGAGCTGCTGGAAACAAAGAACCAG GTGCTGAGATCGGAAAAGGATAAGCAGGAGCTGGTCCACAAAGAGGCGATGGCGGAGCTGGCGGCACGGCACTCCCGAGAGCTTCAGGATGCAG AGTCCACAAATAACCAAAAGCTGATTCTGGAGTATGAGAAATACCAGGAGCTGCTGCTGAAGTCCCAGCGCATGGAGGAGGACTACGAACAAAAGCTGCAGAGTCTGGAGAAGAGCAAGgtccaggagctggaggagcgGACCCGGTTTTATGGAGACCAGCTGCAGGAGAGTCTCCTCACGCTGGAACAG CACCAAAGTGATGCCGGGCAGAAGGTTCTGGAGCTAGAGGAGTGTAATAAACAGATGGAGGAGGATGGAGAGCGAGAAATCCAGGACCTCCGCTTGAAGTACGAAAGGAAGCTCAAGGATGAGAAGGACACCAATTTGCAGTTGATGGGGGAGATAGGAGTCATGAGGAAGAAG CTCATCAGCGTGCAGCAGGAGACCGACAGGCGTAATCAGGATATAAACAAGATGAAGCAGGAGGAGCAGAAGATCCTGGGTGTGATCAAGTCTTTGGAAAAGGAAATTCAGGGACTGAGGAAGGAGATTCAAGAGAGAGATGAGACCATCcaggacaag GAAAAGCGCATCTTCGATCTGAAGAAGAAGAACCAGGAGCTGGAGAAGTTCAAGTTTGTGTTGGACTACAAGATCAAAGATTTGAAGAAACAGATTGAGCCCAGGGAAAACGAAATTAAAGAAATGAAGGGGCAGATTCGGGAG ATGGAAGGTGAACTGGAGCAGTTCCAGAACCAGAATACCCAGCTGGACCTAACCATCGCAGACTTGAAAATGAAGCTGAAGACCAGCGAAACAGAGACGCATCGCCAGATACAGAAG GTACGTCAGTTGGAGACATTGGTTGACCGGTTCAAGACTGACCTTCACAACTGCGTCGGCCACATTCAGGAGCCCAGAAAGCTGAAGGACAGCATCTGCAAGCTGTACCACCGCTATGTGCAGCAGTCTGATCTG GTGGATATTGTGGCGATGGATGCGGATATCGAGAAGGAGTACAGTCGTCAGCGGGAGCACATGGAGAGGACAATGGCCTCCCTGCAGAAAAAACTGGCCAAGGAATCGGAGGTCCATCACGCAGAGCATGTCAAGATAATGAAG GAAAACGTTTCGCTAATCAGAGAGATAAACCAGCTGAGGAGCGAGTTGAGGCTGGTTCATGCTCAACTCCACGAGTACAAGAACCAAGAGAACCTCAGTAAGAATCACAGGGGGCGGAGCTACTCCGGCATTGCAG ATGGTGCCACCGGCCCCGGTGGGGGGGCACGGCCCGGCTTGATGGAGGAATCGGGGACTGTGATCCAGCTGCAGCATGGGAGGGGCTCCCAGCCACAGACGCGCCGCTCCCGGCTGACCAACCTGCCCGCCCTGAGCACCTGA
- the cfap57 gene encoding cilia- and flagella-associated protein 57 isoform X3 encodes MSSVVAQSHYIFGVRSDVANNLCFLDDQTVVYPAGNHCVCHNIDLKWQRFIPGKEKSSGMCAIAISANRRYLAVSECADEGTISVYDLREDPSRKRKVLGGGDVLVRQFVCMAFSTDSKYVIGQSGDPDWTLFYWMWEKQRVMATVKTGGVTNPIYQVSFNPENHTEICVSGKGVFKLLHYFEGSLKQSSSPKLESHNFLAHGWMSKTRVIAGTDAGSLMVFDSGDLRREFSVTASFPMQDAERWGVDSLIGAVLGSSGCLNTRRVFLPFSSVNGRKQKDSTLIEADRDARITSIVAYSRGFACSAGKGAVCLFEKTEEKDYIKTREILIPEDHSISEFSQAKQQEILTLCISPSEETLAASTDSGQLYSISLSSAEMCKEEQVHFEFLSHFFHSDAVTGLSVCSRKPLVATCSVDCSVCIWNYESNTLELYKGFQEEPYSVALHPLGIFMLTGFADKLCFMNLLTDDIRTFKEFSVRGCRECAFSHGGHMFAAVNGNIILIYSSVTFENTLSLKGHNGKVRSIIWSEDDSSLVSCGTDGAVYEWSTLSGKRLSESVLKSCSYSCVTMCPDAKTVFAAGSDCSIKEIQDCQILREIPTEDVLYTTIAMSHSGRLLFAGTSAGTIRTIKYPLPVKNVWTEYQGHAAPITKMVITSNDQMLLTVSEDGCLLIWKLIDKEGWGLKRDKEIHYAEETLITKLDLEEKNQAMLELKTRVHELQIENEYHLRLKDMNYKEKTKELTGKFVQQIELLETKNQVLRSEKDKQELVHKEAMAELAARHSRELQDAESTNNQKLILEYEKYQELLLKSQRMEEDYEQKLQSLEKSKVQELEERTRFYGDQLQESLLTLEQHQSDAGQKVLELEECNKQMEEDGEREIQDLRLKYERKLKDEKDTNLQLMGEIGVMRKKMEGELEQFQNQNTQLDLTIADLKMKLKTSETETHRQIQKVRQLETLVDRFKTDLHNCVGHIQEPRKLKDSICKLYHRYVQQSDLVDIVAMDADIEKEYSRQREHMERTMASLQKKLAKESEVHHAEHVKIMKENVSLIREINQLRSELRLVHAQLHEYKNQENLSKNHRGRSYSGIADGATGPGGGARPGLMEESGTVIQLQHGRGSQPQTRRSRLTNLPALST; translated from the exons ATGAGCTCCGTTGTAGCTCAGAGCCATTACATCTTCGGGGTGCGCTCTGATGTGGCCAACAACCTCTGCTTTCTGGATGACCAAACCGTCGTTTATCCAGCCGGAAACCACTGCGTGTGCCACAATATTGATCTGAAATGGCAAAGGTTTATCCCAG GTAAAGAGAAAAGCAGCGGCATGTGTGCTATAGCCATCAGCGCTAATCGGCGCTATCTGGCGGTGTCAGAGTGCGCTGACGAAGGTACCATCAGTGTGTACGACCTGCGCGAGGATCCGAGCCGGAAACGGAAGGTGCTCGGCGGGGGGGACGTCCTCGTGCGGCAGTTCGTGTGCATGGCGTTCTCCACCGACTCCAAATACGTCATCGGGCAGTCTGGGGATCCCGACTGGACGCTTTTCTATTGGATGTGGGAGAAGCAAAGGGTTATGGCCACAGTCAAAACTGGTGGGGTTACAAACCCTATATACCAG GTGAGCTTCAATCCTGAGAACCACACTGAGATCTGCGTCAGTGGAAAGGGTGTGTTCAAGCTTCTCCACTACTTTGAGGGATCGCTGAAGCAGTCCAGCTCCCCTAAGCTGGAGTCACACAACTTCCTTGCACACGGCTGGATGTCGAAGACGCGGGTGATCGCGGGCACAGACGCGGGGAGCTTGATGGTGTTCGACTCAGGAGACCTGAGGAGGGAGTTCAGTGTAACAGCCAGCTTCCCCATGCAGGACGCTGAAAGGTGGGGGGTGGATTCTCTCATTGGGGCAGTTCTGGGTTCATCTGGCTGTTTGAACACAAGGCGTGTCTTTTTGCCTTTCAGTTCTGTCAACGGTAGGAAGCAGAAAGATTCAACCTTAATAGAAGCTGACCGCGATGCTCGCATAACATCCATCGTGGCCTACTCCAGAGGGTTTGCGTGCTCCGCCGGAAAGGGGGCGGTCTGCCTGTTTGAAAAAACTGAAGAGAAAGATTATATTAAAACCAGAGAGATTCTG ATCCCTGAGGACCACAGCATCAGTGAGTTCAGCCAGGCCAAGCAGCAGGAGATCCTCACCTTGTGCATCAGCCCTTCTGAGGAAACACTAGCGGCCAGCACGGACTCGGGGCAGCTCTACAGCATCTCCTTGTCTTCTGCAGAGATGTGTAAG GAGGAACAGGTGCACTTCGAGTTCCTCTCGCACTTCTTCCATTCGGACGCCGTCACGGGTCTGTCCGTCTGCAGCCGCAAGCCTCTCGTGGCCACCTGCTCCGTGGATTGTTCCGTGTGCATCTGGAATTACGAGTCTAA CACCCTGGAGCTCTACAAGGGCTTCCAAGAGGAGCCCTACAGTGTAGCCCTGCACCCCTTGGGGATCTTCATGCTGACGGGCTTCGCAGACAAGCTGTGCTTCATGAACCTTCTCACAGACGACATCAGGACCTTCAAAGAGTTCAGTGTCCGTGGCTGTAGGGAG TGCGCCTTCAGTCACGGGGGACACATGTTTGCAGCTGTCAACGGCAACATCATTCTCATCTATTCAAGTGTAACGTTTGAAAACACGTTGAGCCTCAAGGGTCATAATGGAAAg GTGCGTTCCATTATCTGGAGTGAGGACGACAGCAGCCTAGTGTCCTGTGGCACGGATGGCGCAGTGTACGAGTGGAGCACGCTCAGCGGTAAGCGCCTGTCCGAGAGCGTCCTGAAGTCCTGCAGCTACTCCTGCGTCACTATGTGCCCCGATGCCAAGACCGTCTTTGCCGCGGGGAGTGACTGCTCCATCAAGGAGATCCAGGACTGTCAG ATCCTTAGAGAGATTCCCACTGAGGATGTGCTTTACACCACCATTGCGATGTCCCACTCGGGACGGCTGCTCTTTGCTGGCACCTCTGCAGGAACGATTCGGACCATAAAGTACCCCTTACCAGTAAAGAATGTCTGGACTGAGTACCAGGGCCACGCCGCCCCCATCACGAAG ATGGTCATCACATCTAATGACCAGATGTTGCTGACTGTTTCGGAGGATGGCTGCCTTCTTATTTGGAAGCTCATTGACAAGGAGGGATGGGGTCTGAAGAGGGACAAGGAGATCCACTATGCTGAAGAAACTCTCATCACCAAGCTGGACCTAGAGGAGAAG AACCAGGCCATGCTGGAGCTGAAGACAAGGGTGCATGAGCTGCAAATCGAGAATGAGTACCATCTCCGGCTGAAGGACATGAACTACAAGGAGAAAACCAAGGAGCTCACGGGGAAGTTCGTTCAGCAGATTGAGCTGCTGGAAACAAAGAACCAG GTGCTGAGATCGGAAAAGGATAAGCAGGAGCTGGTCCACAAAGAGGCGATGGCGGAGCTGGCGGCACGGCACTCCCGAGAGCTTCAGGATGCAG AGTCCACAAATAACCAAAAGCTGATTCTGGAGTATGAGAAATACCAGGAGCTGCTGCTGAAGTCCCAGCGCATGGAGGAGGACTACGAACAAAAGCTGCAGAGTCTGGAGAAGAGCAAGgtccaggagctggaggagcgGACCCGGTTTTATGGAGACCAGCTGCAGGAGAGTCTCCTCACGCTGGAACAG CACCAAAGTGATGCCGGGCAGAAGGTTCTGGAGCTAGAGGAGTGTAATAAACAGATGGAGGAGGATGGAGAGCGAGAAATCCAGGACCTCCGCTTGAAGTACGAAAGGAAGCTCAAGGATGAGAAGGACACCAATTTGCAGTTGATGGGGGAGATAGGAGTCATGAGGAAGAAG ATGGAAGGTGAACTGGAGCAGTTCCAGAACCAGAATACCCAGCTGGACCTAACCATCGCAGACTTGAAAATGAAGCTGAAGACCAGCGAAACAGAGACGCATCGCCAGATACAGAAG GTACGTCAGTTGGAGACATTGGTTGACCGGTTCAAGACTGACCTTCACAACTGCGTCGGCCACATTCAGGAGCCCAGAAAGCTGAAGGACAGCATCTGCAAGCTGTACCACCGCTATGTGCAGCAGTCTGATCTG GTGGATATTGTGGCGATGGATGCGGATATCGAGAAGGAGTACAGTCGTCAGCGGGAGCACATGGAGAGGACAATGGCCTCCCTGCAGAAAAAACTGGCCAAGGAATCGGAGGTCCATCACGCAGAGCATGTCAAGATAATGAAG GAAAACGTTTCGCTAATCAGAGAGATAAACCAGCTGAGGAGCGAGTTGAGGCTGGTTCATGCTCAACTCCACGAGTACAAGAACCAAGAGAACCTCAGTAAGAATCACAGGGGGCGGAGCTACTCCGGCATTGCAG ATGGTGCCACCGGCCCCGGTGGGGGGGCACGGCCCGGCTTGATGGAGGAATCGGGGACTGTGATCCAGCTGCAGCATGGGAGGGGCTCCCAGCCACAGACGCGCCGCTCCCGGCTGACCAACCTGCCCGCCCTGAGCACCTGA